In Malus sylvestris chromosome 2, drMalSylv7.2, whole genome shotgun sequence, the genomic stretch aaattattcttctcCCAACTCCCCGACCTCCTCCCTAACGTTACCCCCTCTCTTTTCTGTCACAACCTTAATCATTTTTTAGATTGGAAGTTTTATATCttatatgtgttatttctcATTGATTTGCATTTTTTCTATAAAGAAAAAGGGTAATTATATATCTTAtaattttcttatgaattttttaacagAGATCATCAAATGAATTGTCCTTAATTGGCTAACTGAGACAAACACGATGACCAaattaaccaaataaaaaatacaaaaactaaATTGGCCATATGACTATAACATAGGAATTGTTTTGGCatttaagcctaaaagtttacTGAAAACTCTagatactgtttttttttatattaaaagcacttttaccacaaaaaaaaaaaagggtttacaTAACCTTAACAACACTTTtacaagaaattttttttaccaaacactaaacaaatttattttacacttcttttattttcacagcaaaaacaatttttcttgaAGAGCAGCACTACCAAACTAGCCCTCACGCCTCAATTCTCAGCCCTACATATTTTCAAGGGTTGGTTTGTGCCATCCAGCAACTTAATTTATATAGTTCCACTTCGATACGAGGCAGTAGACGACGATGTAATTCATCCTCCTCGTCCTCCCGTCCTCGCACTTGAGAACCGCAAGTGTTCCTTCACAAATGGCTACGAAAATACTTTTTCATCATCATCAATAACAAAAAACAGTGCGAAACATATGCGTGCACACGCAAACTAATGATAATTATTCTTAAACATGTTTCCTAACACAGGAAGGGCATACAACCAAACCTTCCACAGTAAGTTAAAGCCCTCTCTTATACGGGCAATCCATTCTTCTTCTGTTTATATACAAAACTGgcctttttttttgtgtttggggGTGAGCTTCTAGAATTAGTAGATATAGTTGTCGTCGTCATTCAAAACTCCAAAGCCGCTTCTCCATGTTCAAGTAGTCACCAGGTGAGGACCAGATCGAGGGAGCACGCATGAGTATGTGACATATTTCACGCTGTCTAAAAGCACCACAACAAAAATTCGAGAAAGTGACTTCGGCTTGATCATGCCATCCACGTCAATATCACCAGCCTCTCTAGGATCAACAAGAACAGAGACAACCATGGGAGAAGCCGATCTATTACCGGGCAGGGTGTTGTTCTGTCGATTTCCCTTCACATTTTCTTCAGTGACGTTATGACCAGATCCAGCAAGGGGAATTGGGAGACCACGGAGGATCCTTCTGTTCCTTCCCCTGTTCAGCTCTGTAGTATTCTGACGGTGTTCAGAAACATTCGAAACTGAAGATGCAGGTATTATACCTCCTGAAGAGGTAGCAGCTGAGACATCGAACTGAAACACTTCAGTGCACATTCCAGAACTCAGCATTGGTCCTGCAGAATATTCAAGAAATCATTTATGTAGTTTGTATCAAAGTGTTTGATGTGAGCACCGACAAAGGAAGTACAATGAACAGAAGGAATTAAAGCAAACATAGTAGGATACTAGAAAAAGCAACAGACGCAATGTCATATATGAATGCATCCTGCGGTTTAACATATAAATCTTCCAGACCATCAGTAAAACAACATGCAGTTCACACTCCAACCTATAAAACTAAGATAATATATATTTCCTATACTCAGCCATTTACCCGCTTGTACCTTAAGGAAGACTTGGTGCAAAACTGAGCATAATGGCGTTCTATGATACATACAACCAACCTCACTTGGAggaggctttgttgttgttgttgttgtttgtactCAGCCATtgacccaaaaataaaaatctttttCAAGTCCAAAATTCTTACGAGAACATGCATCCCACATAGAGGTAAAATATCATATGAGAAAATGCAATCCCAAAACAAGCATACATGCCAGTGAAATATTGACGAGAAGGTAAAGAAATAGTTGGAGAAAATTGTAGATTTATTATAATCATACCAACATGTAGAACACGAATAATAtaacattttttcttttgaggagaatttaacaaataatttaaaaagtCTTCTTTTGTAGACAAACAGGAATTAATCAAATTGACGTGCTGTACAACTTCACTTCAAAGCTGAGATGGCCAAAGCAGCCACTAACAACAACTAATCATTTAAGTCCAACAGAAAGATTAAATTCAGTTGAGGATATCTTTAAGTTTACTAAAAACTTATGTCCCTAAACACAAATTTTGCATGTTGTATGGAAAAAGGTTACCACACCTCAACCGAATTGACAAGTCCCACTAATATGAcataaaccaaaaaagaaaacaatatgatGCAAATAAAATTTATTACCAGGTGACTGCTAGGGAACTTATATCTATCTGTGGTATCTCAATTTGGGGTTGTAGGTAGTTTTGtgtccaatatatatatatatatatggaactTACCAGAGGATGACTAGGGGAGCTAATCACCTATCTGTAAGATACCAATCTGAGAGTGTAAGTAGGTATGTGTCTGAAGCACTACTATTACTATCGACATTGAGCTTATTCTATATTTGATGTCCACAATTTCTAAGACTTACAAGAGATGCAAGGATGAATAACCTGTCAGACATACCTTCAAGCATAGTTAGAGCTCAAATCTAAGTATATAAAGTCAACCTTCAACCCAGACAAGTACACTAACAATATACTCAACACCCCAACTACTTGACAAGTAGCTGTAATTGGAAAATGAATCCAGATCTCATCACACATGTACCAACAAAACACACTAGTCCAGGCACATAACGACTTTTTCAAAACAGCCAGGTACAAGCTTAATCATGTCACTGATCATAGAAACTGGCTCATAGCCTCACAATTTTTTTATACCTACTGCaaacaaaactcaattttcctaatttttcctaattcaaagctcatgactTATCTACCCAAAAGAAAACTCAaaacaagagcttcatcttgCAATCCATCTACCCAAGTGATATTCCCTTACTAGCATGATTAAACTAAACTTATATTTACTACGAACTACCAATAGGTCCCCTCAAACTTAGCTGCACAACTATTACCAACACAACACTGATGAAAATAATTTCCACTTCACTTGTTGATCTAATGAAAATGCATGGCAAatggtcaaaaaataaaaccaaccaTAAACGTGTCAGGCATCCACTAAGTGCACATATACAGAACCTAACACAAAAGAGAAACCAGGTGCAATGTTATTACCTGCAAGACCTTCACGGAACCACTGTTGCAGTTTACCATCAGCTGAAGTTGACTTCATACAATCCTTTGGAACATCAGTTGAACCACTTGTAAGAGCCTTGTGTGGTCCAGCAGAATTTCTGTATAAGGGAGCATGAATCCCTCTGTTCCCTCCCGGTTTAGGAATAGCTAATGCTGAAACCAAATCTTTAGCCACAGCCAAACCAGTCTCTCTACTATTCTGCCTTTCAAAAGGCTCATGGGAAGCCATAGCTTTCTCACTGGCCAGGACCGAATGTATAATCAAGTTTCCGTCAATCTTGACAAGCTTATCATTTCTTGGAACATACAAAGAAGCCACGAGTGGCTCACTACTAGTATTGTGCAGGCGAGCAAATTCATCAGAACCCAGTACAGATCGTGACCCTTGTTCTTTCAGCATATTTCTTGTATGATGACCCCTCTCATGAAGAATTTTGTTAGAGACATCGAATTTTCCACCAGATATGCCCGAATATATAATTTCTTCAGATCCGTTCAAATGACCGTGAACATTCAAAAGCTTCCCTCTGTTTTGACCATTGAACCTATCACGAACATAAGAAGACCCACCAAAACCTCTATCCATTACACCACTAAAGTTAACATTCACCATAGGAACAAGCCCACCAAAAAGCAAGATAAAAAACAACAGACCCAGAAAACTAATACTAGCAACCTTCTTAGTTCTACCCTCACTCTTCTTACTTTCCGACTTTATGGACTTGGGTGCAGCCGCTGGCTGCTGGGATTTCAATCTAGGAATTGGTAACAAAAGGGACTGGGACCCTTGTGGCTTCGTCACATAGGGCGAATATGGCATCCATGGATAAGCCATCGGTGGCATGGGAGGATGCGGGTGCATCCCTAAATGTGGTGGCGGTGGCGGGCACATGGCGCCACCGCTGCTCAAGTGCTGCTTCAAAGTAGTATTCTCGGCCATAACATAAGAAATCCTATTATTCAAATCAGCAATAGTGGAATGCATAGCCCTCACCTTGTCCTCCAGCTCCTCCACATAATGCTTCTTCCTCTGCCTAGAAAGCTGAGCACTTTCTCTGTTCCTCATCAATCTCGCCTTCCTCTTCTCCTCCTCATCGTTCGCATTTGCATCCACATTCACAGAAGCAGAATTGTTGTTATTGTCTGACCTCCGATACTTGGCACTTCTTGACTCCACGTTGCCTTCGTCGCTATCTTTCTTCCTCTTCACAAGGTAATTTTTCGCCATTTCATCCTCCACCTTAACCTTCTCATCATCTGAACTGCAAATCGCATTGGAAGAAACAGTAACGGAATTACCCGAATTGCCCGAATGCGAGTCGACCGCCTCGGAAATCCCAGAGCCCTGAGACGACACAGGCCCACCAGAATTCTCCGAACACTCATTCGATGACGCCGGACAATTCAGAAACCTGGAGACGTCCAGACCCCCCTTATCATCGCCGGAAACCGAAATCGCGGAGCTACCCGAATTCGACTCGGCCGCGCCGGGATCTAAGCCGTCGGGAAGGAGGAAGTCCTCGGTCACCGACGGCAGGTAGAGTTTGTCCAAGTCGTCGAAAGTGAGCTCGAAGTCGCAATTGTCATCGGGACCAAACCCGAAGCCAAGATCGGACATGAATTCATCGGAGGGGACGGCGGCGGAGGCCATGCCGTTGTCCGATGAGAAGAATTCAGGGTCGAGAGGAGGGATCGGGAGGGACTCCATCTCGGAATTGAATTTGAAATCGGTGTGATCCGGATGGTTAGCCGAATCGGGGACGGAGTGCGGCTCCGCCGGAAGCGCCATGTTAGGGTTTCAGAGAGGTTTGTCtgagaatttagagagagatggagagagaggtAAAGAGTACGTTGACGAGGCGGAGAGGAGTCATGTTAGAATAAAAACCCAACGGTTTCTAAGTTGTTATTATTTAATGAGAATTTGTCAGATTTGgttaccaaattaaaaaaaaaaaaaaagagagattttAATCCAAAAAATGCCACGTGTATCGGACGTGGTGTGGAAACTTCGCCCTTCCTTTTTCTTCGTTCACGCGGGAGGGTTGGTTTGCCTTTTGTAAAGATGTTGGAGTATAAGAAGGTTTGAATTTCAATTATTAGGTTTTAgttttctgttttgattaaCGAAGTAGCTGTTAAAATTTTGAAGTATTTGATACTTTTGAGCGTTGTAAAAAATTCGGAATTAGAAAATGAGTAAACGGTTTATGTGACAGTTCGTTcctaattttaagaatttttaaagtttttttaaaaaaggattttacaaaaatgccctttgaggaaTGCACATTATTtgaggttaatcgttgtgtcgtgccatctaagatttgttttcttaacatatcatcgtagtactcgtcgctacggacgTGTGGGCGCtgacggttcgtgatttggagttacaGTTAAAATTTTACGGAACTCTAACCTGAGAAGTACTTTTACtttggttaatatatatatatatatatatatgtgtgtgtgtgtgtatgtgtgttattattgttattttttttttttttttttttttttggcgaacatgttattattgttattagTTGTTATTAGAAATGGGAAAAGAATGAGGAAGGCATCGGGAGGAAAGGAAAAACAGAGAAAAGGAAAGATTGGGCAAAACTGCccaattggagaagaagaaggagttGGCGAattaggagaggagagaggaagggCTGGCCAACCAGAGAAGAGAgcaggagggaaaggaggaagaagaagaactagCTAACCGGACCTACGACCCGGTTCCATATTACGACCCGGTTCTTGACCCGGTCGTATCTCCTTCGTCCGAGGTCCGTTGGAGGTGATTTCGGTGTCTATGGAACGTTCTCAACGAGCCCAACATCCTTGTGGTGATAGATTATCAAATTTCTTGTCAAATTTATTCGAATTGAAGCCGTACACCCAAGGTGGTTCCGGCGGGTTTTTCCTTTCTCCGGTGAATTTAGAAATGATTCcttccaattaccaccaccattatACTCCCttagaacccaggaacaaagcccatgcAGTGGTGGAAGCGTCGGAGCAAGTTTGAAGGCCGAATCGAATCACACACAAAACTAGGGTTCCGcacggattttggtgaaattgaagtgtttccaggccaaattggccttggcctcaggtataaagtttactctactcattgagatctttaattctgtattttttgagaatttttggaaatggTTGGATTTTTCGGCGAGCCGGGCggcggcccgtgcggcggcGCATGGCCAATGgtccgccaatgtcattcttagcatgtgtttaaggttctaggttcagttttgataattgatggacttAAAtcgagtaattgaacctaagttcgtttcgattcgtggttaggtgaaaatgtgaattgacgatccgaccgttggatcgtcaccaaactttgatacgttgtattacgtaatatttgaggattataggaacttacggatcgggaatccgatttacggatctttcggaattggagttgtaagttcataaaatagaatgttaaccgacacttggttttggaaattgacggagatccgaccgttggatggtaacgaaattttaggatgatgtcctagaggtatattgtggacctctagaagttatggatttaaaatctgagttgcagatcttccggaccgaactacgtagtgacgtgtcttatataagttatatattctatcgatatgtgcagtgtagtgccgtacaggtcacagttggtgactccggtagggccgtacaggtcacagttggtgactccggctggatgggatattgaactatagaatcagccgtacaggaccactgtagggtctccggttgatttattatttcgcctgatttatattgatgcattcatactatATTTTGGCATATGACATGGCATGAcatattctttctgaaaagCGTTGAAGGATTATGATTTGAGtttttgatgatatatatatgtttatgtactacttttctgggaaagtatacaggttttacagcgaggggttagaaatgttttaaatgaaatgttttcgaaaaactttgttttactgacccactcaattttgttttgcgcccctccaggttctagttagcagagctttggtggccacgaggaatccagcgTTGTTCTgatagaattcacaaaagtaggactcaccctaaGGTGTTTCAtcatagtaattgtattttttttttaaagcttccgaactgtgtaaatggttacgtcacactcacgtgacggccaacacgccctccttcgggacggggtgtg encodes the following:
- the LOC126589027 gene encoding bZIP transcription factor 17-like, which gives rise to MALPAEPHSVPDSANHPDHTDFKFNSEMESLPIPPLDPEFFSSDNGMASAAVPSDEFMSDLGFGFGPDDNCDFELTFDDLDKLYLPSVTEDFLLPDGLDPGAAESNSGSSAISVSGDDKGGLDVSRFLNCPASSNECSENSGGPVSSQGSGISEAVDSHSGNSGNSVTVSSNAICSSDDEKVKVEDEMAKNYLVKRKKDSDEGNVESRSAKYRRSDNNNNSASVNVDANANDEEEKRKARLMRNRESAQLSRQRKKHYVEELEDKVRAMHSTIADLNNRISYVMAENTTLKQHLSSGGAMCPPPPPHLGMHPHPPMPPMAYPWMPYSPYVTKPQGSQSLLLPIPRLKSQQPAAAPKSIKSESKKSEGRTKKVASISFLGLLFFILLFGGLVPMVNVNFSGVMDRGFGGSSYVRDRFNGQNRGKLLNVHGHLNGSEEIIYSGISGGKFDVSNKILHERGHHTRNMLKEQGSRSVLGSDEFARLHNTSSEPLVASLYVPRNDKLVKIDGNLIIHSVLASEKAMASHEPFERQNSRETGLAVAKDLVSALAIPKPGGNRGIHAPLYRNSAGPHKALTSGSTDVPKDCMKSTSADGKLQQWFREGLAGPMLSSGMCTEVFQFDVSAATSSGGIIPASSVSNVSEHRQNTTELNRGRNRRILRGLPIPLAGSGHNVTEENVKGNRQNNTLPGNRSASPMVVSVLVDPREAGDIDVDGMIKPKSLSRIFVVVLLDSVKYVTYSCVLPRSGPHLVTT